The nucleotide sequence GCCGAGCGGGAAAACTACACCAAGCTGGTGGAGCAGCACGAGCAGAGCATCGTTCTGGCGAAGGAGGAGATCGAGGCCAGCAAAAAGGAACTGGTCACCGCCAAGCAGATTCGCAAGAACAAGATGGAATACGACCTGCTGGCATCGCTCATCCAAGATCAGCCGGACCGTAACGGCACCCAGAAGCAGATTGAGACTATCAGGAGGGAGATCGATGACCTGGTGCAGAAGAAGCTCAAGATGGAGCGCAAGTTTCAAAAGCGCCGCAACGACTTCACGCTGCTTATGTACACGATTCACGAGCTGGAACAGCAGCTGGACCAGGACAATAGCTCATCCTCATCgtcttcctcctcctcctcgtcgtcTTCCAGCGAGAGTGATGCCCGCTCGGAGCCTGACCTGGACGACAATGGCATAATGGAAGTCAGCGACGAGGACGACGACCTCAACAACAGCAGTCCCACAAAGTTCGACGGAGTCCGCGGCGAGCCCAAGTTCCACTCCGTCTCCACGGAGGACTCCAAAGCCATGTCTTTGGAGGAGGACACTGTCCTCGAGCTAAGCATTGACAAGGACGAGCATGACGTGGATGTGGCTGTGGCCAGTTAGGTTAGAGGGGCAAATGGTAAAAATGCACAAAAACGTATAATAAAATGAAGATATAAACGAAGATATAAAGATGGTGATGTAACTTTTTTTTCATTCTTAACTTGATTTAAATTTTCGGATTTTTTAATCCTTATTCGTACTACTTTcgtaatttatattttaacggATTATAAACTTATTGGCATAtctaaataataaataagaatTGTCGGATTTTgacaaaaaatatgtttttggTTTTATATTTTGGAATGGAATTCAGTTCaatgaattatttttttaatattttaaattatttattttttgtttaaaaatcaATGAGGTTTGACAGTAGATATGCAGTTTGGcagtatattttccatttcatAGTGCAGTCACACtaaaaaggtttttaaaaagaagaagaaaaaaagaagaaactGAAAAGTTTCACTAATTTTCAACAATAAATTAAAGACGTTCCAAAGGACGCACGCCCTGTGCACATTTCCCCCACTGTGTAGCACAACGCAATGATGACTGACAACAAAAGGTAAGTTGATTAGATTAAGTGTGCATACCACATGTGTGTGTATTGACCGCGGTTTCATTTCCACTCCGAATAGCTACGACTCCAGCAACGACAGCGAGTCGGAGGAGCATCGGGCCAAGCATAAGAAGGCCAAAAAGCACAAGAAACACAAGAAATCCTCATCTGGCAAGGGTGAGAAAGACAGACATGCCCACAAGAAGCACAAGAAGGCGAAAAAGCGCCCCCACCGCGCAAGCGAGTCCTCGAACGACTCGGATGCGATGGAAAACGCCAAGGCCAAGCTGGCGAAGAACTCTGGGCTGAGCAGCAAATTCACAGAGATCATGCAGAAGGCTAGTCGCAACGGAGCCGACTTTCGCATCGCCAAGCCCATGTTGCCGACGGACCCAAGCAGCCTGGTGGAGGAGATCACCAAGACTATTCAAAACAAGGTGCTGCCCGTCTTGGAGGTAGCCAGTTCGGGTAGCGAAAGCGATGTGTGAGTATTGTGTTGAGGGCGGTACACTCCGGATTTCTGTCGTAACACAAGTCGTCGGCACTTACTTTTTCGATTTCAGACCTGCCGATGTGGCCAGTCCGATCATTGCGTCCATTATTGAGGACGAGCTGAACTTGGAGGATCTGATGAGACAGAAGGCTATGCTGCAGGCTCGCTTGGGCGCCTATATGTCGGACCCAGAGGCCGACGACAGAGGCGAGCTCCATCCGCAGCAGACCAAGCCAATGCCCAAGGTGGCCACTTCCGCACCGCAATCCCTGTCACAAGCGATGGCCGCCAGCAAGTCTGCAGCGCCGCTGGCTACTGCAACCAGTAAACATGCTAATATTAAACAGTCTAGCACGCATAACTCAAATGAATCCGATGTTATATTGTTGGATGATTCTAGCGGAGGCCAGCGAACCCCCTCGCCCACGCCCGAGAAGCGGAGACGCCACGCATCCCCGCTCCCAGCAGGCTCGAGAAGCCGAGCCCGCGATGACCCGCTCCACGGACGAAAGGAACGGCGGTCGAGAGAACGCGATCGCACACCCTCACGTCGTCGGGCAGCTGAGCAGCAGACACAGGCACGGCCCCGCAGCCGCAACCGAAACATGGAGGACTTGCGACAGGAGATCAACCGCGACAAGCAAAGGGAGAGACGCGACCATAGCCGAGACCGGGATCGGCGTGGGGCGGAGAGGCCACCGCCCACCGAATTGCGAACAGGTCGTGCCCGCGAGCGGGACGTTCGACCCAATCGCAGCCAGCGCTCGCACAGCCGGAGTAAGTTTGAGTCGGACAGGCGTCGAGAGCGGGAGCGGCAAAAGGACCGGGATCGTGGTGGCTTTGACCGTGGTGGTGGGCGCGGTGGAGCACGTGGTGGCGCAGACAACGGGGACCGCGATCGGTACAAGGGTTCGCTGAGCGAGGGGCAAAAGAAGCACGACAAAGAGAGCAGTGACGAGGAGGCCAACCTCCTGGACATTGACATTGACGAGGACGAGGATGACGAAGAGCGTATCATTGAGCAGCGTCGAAAGAAGCGTGAGGAGCTACTCAAGGTGggtaaaactaattttatattataatattgaTAGCTTATCATTCGAAACTTAACAGAAACTGGGGACTGGGCAGGAGTCACCAACTCCTCAAAACTCCATTAGGTACGAGTCTCGAAGCTCTTCGCCAGGGTCATCCCAACGCGATAGGCCCCATAGGACGCCGACACCCACTCTGCCCAGCTCGGATCCGCCTAGCTCAGACATGCCgaaggagcaccagcagctgGACAGCTCGAATAGCCAAAAAAACAGCTCCGTCAAGGAAAAAAGAAACGAGTGGGATATGTTCGCTGACCAAGATGTGGATTCAAATTTCGATGTGAGTCACAGGATTGTAAATTTCAGAGCCAAATTCCCTCGTTACAGATAATAATTTCGAGTTTAAATCCACCAGTCACCCAACACCATCGTACAAAATAAGCACCAACACGAAAATCCTGCCCTCACCGACAACTGGGACGATGCAGAGGGCTATTACCGAGTTCGAATCGGCGAGGTTCTGGACAATCGCTACTTGGTAAACGGATACACTGGCCAGGGTGTCTTCAGCAATGTCGTGCGTGGCAGAGACCAAGCTCGGGGACAGGCTAATGTAGCCATTAAGATCATACGCAACAACGAAATAATGTAAGCGaacatattttatattatcttgaACCTCTATTTATGCAGTCTCTATTAGGCACAAAACTGGCTTGCGAGAATTGGAAATTCTAAAGAAACTGAACGATGCTGATCCGGAAGATCGATTCCACTGCCTGCGTTTGTACCGCCACTTTTTTCACAAGCAGGTAATTTTTTATCATAACCAGCTCCTTCTCACCTATTgtaatgtttttatattttcatgtACTGTAGCATCTCTGTATGGTGTTCGAACCTTTGGCAATGAATTTACGTGAAGTACTTAAGAAATATGGCAAGAATGTTGGCCTCCACATCAAAGCAGTTCGTAGCTATACACAGCAACTTTTTTTGGCACTCAAGTTGCTAAAAAAGACGGGCATTTTGCATGCGGATATAAAGCCGGATAACATTTTGGTCAACGAAAATAATCTGATACTGAAGTTGTGCGATTTTGGGTCTGCATCGGCCATCAGCGACAACGAAATAACACCGTACTTGGTGTCGCGGTTCTACCGCTCACCAGAAATTATTTTGGGTATTCCGTACGATTATGGAATCGATACATGGTCCGCCGGCTGCACAATATACGAACTGTACACGGGTAAGATTCTGTTCAGCGGCAAGAGCAACAACCAGATGCTCAAGTTTTTCATGGACGTGAAAGGCAAGATACCAAACCGAATCGTCAGAAAGGGTCAGTTTAAGGAGCAGCATTTTGATCAGAGCTGCAACTTCTTGTACCACGAGATAGATAAGCTCACCGAAAGGGTAAGAGTTTATAAATTGATGCAAGACGTCAGTGCCCGACTACAACGTCTTACTTCTGCAGGAAAAAATTGTTGTGATGCCGGTGGTGAAACCTTCGCGTAGCTTGCAGCAGGAACTAATCGCTGATCAAAACCTGCCAGATGACCAGCATCGCAAGGTCACACAGCTGAAGGATTTGCTGGAGAACATGTTTGCCCTGGATCCAGCCAAGCGGATATCCCTCAACCAGGCACTAGTTCATCCCTTTATTCAGGAGAAGATGTAGAGCAGTCTTAGAAATCAATGAAACGTAATTTTATTTTGCCTAGCCGTAAGACAACCGATACGCCCAACTCGTGCGTTAGTTACTAGTTCTCGTTCGTTATCAGACAAACATGCTCACCCAATAATCACACGATCTATACATCTACTCGACCGATGTAAATAAGCTCTGTGGTTTGCGCGTTTTGAGAACCGaattatacaaaatattattattcaGTTAGCAAATGTTCCGCAACTTGTTATTCGTGTGTGTATCATGCGTGTATATAAGTATTTTAAAGCTACTACTGTATAAAATGCATGTGACCGATTTGCCACACACacaatatatacatatatataaacataTCCATAAGCACAGTTTTTATATGTTCTGTGAATCGTATTAATGAGTACTACATTTTCAGTATGCCGCTTGTTACGGAAGAGCGATCCTTGGCCTTGTGGCTGACCTAACTGGTAATAATTTACACGACCTTGCAGAAGATACCCCTTAAGTTTAAGAGCCCGTATGTCCCTCCGATCATAATTAAGGACatcattttataattttagcGTTTTTTAATAGACGTCGTCTGtttctattattattattttctatCGATCGCAAGCTTAATAATATAATTGTTTCttataaattttgtttaatCGTATACAAACCTCTTGACTTTTGAATTCCACAAATATATTATCGCTGCAAGGAATAGGGGGCTTCGGCAAGTCGAAGAAATCATAAGGCATATAAGCTTTAATCTGACCGACTGTCAGATTCAGCTGATCTTTCACAACTCGCTTGTCGCTAATGCATACATTTTCTTTAAACTTGCAGTTTGGGCTGtcatcaattttcttttaCGGCTTCCCAGTGCTTCTGCCTGTTGTAGTTCGTGAGAAGATTAAGTAAAAGCGTTCACGAACTTGTTAACGGGCTTTCGCTCTGTCCAAGTAAGTTGTGCTGTGGCCTACAGGtgagttacaatttttattaatacataATGACAGCCTGCTAGCCCAACTCATCGGTGGGCACCGGCAGCTCCAGAGCTGCCTGCAGAGTCTCGCTTAAGCAAAGGCTGTGAAGTTCCGGGGGCTTCAGTTCGCTTTTGAGCATGCACTTGACTTTCTTGGGCTTCCAGTTGTTATGCGCATAGGGATCCCGCAGCAGACCGAAGGCGCACTCAAAGACACCGACGCAGCTATCGCAAGTGTGCAAAGTGCCGCAGCAGAGCACCACCACCTGCCCGTAAGAATCCATTCGGCCCTGAATCCCGGCGTGCGTCAAGTTCGGGTTGAAGTGGAAGCCAAATTGTTCCTTGGTGCTCGTTAGTGTCGACAGCACTTCAGCAGCCGTCGTGCACTCCGACTCGTTTATTCCATCGTTGGCCATAATGGTAAGGTGCAGGGCCGCATCGGTCCAAAGGTCCACCAGGCTCAGGCTGTTTGAATTGAAGCGCTCGAAGAACCACTCACCGAATTTCTTCGCAATGGCGTGAATGGGGTAATCCTCTTCGTTCAGCTTGTAAGTCGAGACAACGGCGGACTGCCCTCTACAAAGCCATCTCTTGGACTCCTGGTCCTCTTCCCAGTACTGAATCACCTTCGTTATGAGGTCTGCCTTGGTAAAATCTGTGTTAGCTTCCGGTTGTCGGCTGTGCAGATACGTGAAGAGGAGTTCTTTGGTTATCGCGCGCTTGGAGAGCAGGATGTAAATATCTGGGATGTAAGTAGAGAGCAGTCGGAGGGCTTCTGCAAAATAAAACCACACGTCAGGCACATTTATCTTGCTAAAGTAGAGTACATATGTGATTTTAATACCGACCCTCTGGATCCTTAGGATTGCACACATTTTTCGTGGTGCCTTTGGCCAACTGGATCAAAACGGGGGTGTTCTGCTCGCTCACAAGTAAATCCCGGAGACCCCTTTTATGGATCTCCGAGATCGGCATGGCTACAATAATATGTAGTTGCCTTGGCGGGACTTGTATTGGTTCTTGTTATTCTTCCCAATTTCGAGTTCCGACCAGCTGATGCCCTACGACTACGGTCACACTTTTCAGTATTGCCACACCTGGTAGGGGGACAGATTTCGGTGTGAATGTCTGTTCATGGGCAGAACGAATTAGCAAAGAAACATTACTATGTTCATCGGTTTTCTATGTATTTCAATAATCTGATGTTTAAATCAAACAAAAGAATGTTGTTTGAGAAgtcttaaaataaatatatttgggTGCCAGTTATCATGGTTATTTTGTATTGGTTATGGCGACTTTTCAGTAAAATACAATGGGAAGGACGTTATTCTTAATTTTACTGACGCATGAACGGCCCCTTCGCTCATATATTGTCTTTTTGCCGTAAGTATTTACTCGGACAGGTTTGCTAACGCAACGATTACCAAAGAGAGGGGCTCGCTCTCCTTATCTCTTATCGCATAATTCCCGTCGAATGTCGACAATTCCAATAACTAATTTTAGTGTCGTAAAAACTCGCGAGAAAGCGTACTGGCATTTATTGACTGTGAACGTGAACTCTGGACAGCACTAAGAAATGGATTCACCGACTTCCGAGACGTCCTCGCCCCCACCAGCGCCAAGTGGTCCATTCGTTGGGGCCATCGACGAGGGAACCACCTCCGCACGGTTCATCATATTCCGCGCGGGCACCGACGAGATTGTGTGCTACCACCAGATCGAGGTTGAGTCGATTTTCCAGAAGGAGGGATGGTGCGAGCAGGATCCCATGGCCATAATGAATACGGTCAACGAGTGCATTGCCGGAGCTTGCAAGAAACTCGTGGCCCTGGGCGGCAAAGTTAAGGTACGTCTGGTTCCGGTTTAACATCAGTCCACTCCCTACATCCATTCTGCTTTAAAGGCGGGCGATCGAGGGGTTCTTTATTAATGTAATAGATCACATGGCAGGAAAAGGAATCGGGATAAGCAGCTAGCTACTGTCCAGAAGGAACTTGCGGTACACTTGTGCCTCCTCGATTCTTTCCTCGATCGTGCGCGGTGGCTTTTCCTCGGCGCTTTCATCCAGTTTTACATAGATTTGGTCATTGTGGCCGAAGTCCCCATGACGTCGAGGCATGACGTGAAAGTGGACGTGGGGAACGGTTTGCCCGGCCTCGGCTCCATCCTGCACAGTGACTGTGGCAGAAGTGGTCTGGTAAATCTTCTCCAACAGCCGCTGCACCATGCAGACAGTCGTGAACATGTCCGCGATCTCTGCGCAGTCAAGACCACAAAGACGTGGTGTCACTCGCTTAGTGGAAACCAGTACGTGGCCTTCGACCACACACCGCAAGTTGGTGAAGGCAAAACAGTGATCGGACTCGTAGAAAATGGTGCGCCTGTCCACGATATTGGTGGCAAATGGCCGATCCTGGGCGGGCTCCTTGCTTTTCAGCCCGTAGGCCGTTAGGCAGTAGAGGTCGTTTCGCCGGTGTTCGAAGCAGGGCATAGTCTGGTACAGGGATTGCAGAACGGAGAGATCCACCTCGACTGTGCCTATTTCAAGCTCCCGATCGCCACCACAGTCGGCCAGCACTTTTCCCCAGGGACTGACGATCATGCTGTGGCCCCAACTCTGTCGCTTCTTGTTGTGCCAACCCTGCTGGGCTGCCGCGACTACAAAACACTGTGTTTCAATCGCTCTCGCGCGCAAAAGGATCTCCCAGTGCGCCTTGCCTGTTGCATAGGTAAAGGCAGCCGGATAGGTGAGCAACTGTGCACCCATCTTTCTCAGCAAAACTGCCGTTTCAGCAAACCGAAGGTCGTAGCAGATCTGGAGTCCCACCTGGCCAGCGGGCGTGCATACTGGTCGCTCTAGACGCTCTCCAGGGGTCACTGTGTCCGACTCGCGCAGGCGAATCTCCTTTGTCGTGGCGTCAAAAAGATGCATCTTTCTATATACTGCGGCTAGCTCCCCCTTTTCGTTGACCAGTACGTGCGCGTTGTAAATCTTTCCCTGGTCGTTCCGCTCGTGCACGCCACCCAGGGAGAGCCACATCTCGTTCCACTTGGCCAGTTCTCGGTACTGTGCCATTAGCTCCCCGTCCAAGCCCTCCGAAAGCTCCAGCGTTTGGGCGCGGCTCTCGCCCACAAAGTCACAGCACTCGGGCAGAAAAAGCATGCAGGCGTTTTTGGACTTGGCCCTAGCCACCAGCTCCTTTACCTGGCCGAGATTGGCCGTCTTGTCGCTGGTGGATCGCATCTGACCCACGGCAATAGTTGCACTTTTCCCCGGACCGGACATCCTGCGTAGCTGCTGTTGGAGGGTGGTCACAATGCTGCGTCGTATGATTCTGACTAGAGTTGACATTGAGACAGTCCGCCGGCTGTGGAAAATTCCAAACTGGTTACGTCGTCGCTGGT is from Drosophila suzukii chromosome 3, CBGP_Dsuzu_IsoJpt1.0, whole genome shotgun sequence and encodes:
- the LOC108012931 gene encoding uncharacterized protein C3orf38 homolog, which encodes MPISEIHKRGLRDLLVSEQNTPVLIQLAKGTTKNVCNPKDPEEALRLLSTYIPDIYILLSKRAITKELLFTYLHSRQPEANTDFTKADLITKVIQYWEEDQESKRWLCRGQSAVVSTYKLNEEDYPIHAIAKKFGEWFFERFNSNSLSLVDLWTDAALHLTIMANDGINESECTTAAEVLSTLTSTKEQFGFHFNPNLTHAGIQGRMDSYGQVVVLCCGTLHTCDSCVGVFECAFGLLRDPYAHNNWKPKKVKCMLKSELKPPELHSLCLSETLQAALELPVPTDELG
- the Prp4k gene encoding uncharacterized protein Prp4k; this encodes MMTDNKSYDSSNDSESEEHRAKHKKAKKHKKHKKSSSGKGEKDRHAHKKHKKAKKRPHRASESSNDSDAMENAKAKLAKNSGLSSKFTEIMQKASRNGADFRIAKPMLPTDPSSLVEEITKTIQNKVLPVLEVASSGSESDVPADVASPIIASIIEDELNLEDLMRQKAMLQARLGAYMSDPEADDRGELHPQQTKPMPKVATSAPQSLSQAMAASKSAAPLATATSKHANIKQSSTHNSNESDVILLDDSSGGQRTPSPTPEKRRRHASPLPAGSRSRARDDPLHGRKERRSRERDRTPSRRRAAEQQTQARPRSRNRNMEDLRQEINRDKQRERRDHSRDRDRRGAERPPPTELRTGRARERDVRPNRSQRSHSRSKFESDRRRERERQKDRDRGGFDRGGGRGGARGGADNGDRDRYKGSLSEGQKKHDKESSDEEANLLDIDIDEDEDDEERIIEQRRKKREELLKKLGTGQESPTPQNSIRYESRSSSPGSSQRDRPHRTPTPTLPSSDPPSSDMPKEHQQLDSSNSQKNSSVKEKRNEWDMFADQDVDSNFDSPNTIVQNKHQHENPALTDNWDDAEGYYRVRIGEVLDNRYLVNGYTGQGVFSNVVRGRDQARGQANVAIKIIRNNEIMHKTGLRELEILKKLNDADPEDRFHCLRLYRHFFHKQHLCMVFEPLAMNLREVLKKYGKNVGLHIKAVRSYTQQLFLALKLLKKTGILHADIKPDNILVNENNLILKLCDFGSASAISDNEITPYLVSRFYRSPEIILGIPYDYGIDTWSAGCTIYELYTGKILFSGKSNNQMLKFFMDVKGKIPNRIVRKGQFKEQHFDQSCNFLYHEIDKLTEREKIVVMPVVKPSRSLQQELIADQNLPDDQHRKVTQLKDLLENMFALDPAKRISLNQALVHPFIQEKM
- the thoc7 gene encoding LOW QUALITY PROTEIN: THO complex protein 7 (The sequence of the model RefSeq protein was modified relative to this genomic sequence to represent the inferred CDS: inserted 1 base in 1 codon), with protein sequence MPEQLQVRPHSDPXKKFVDMNDEEIIKQRLLIDGDGTGEDRRIVVLLKQFLKWANAKNDSPETNPIMYDRLMAQFAQCKLTAMKNVQTLQMIGAERENYTKLVEQHEQSIVLAKEEIEASKKELVTAKQIRKNKMEYDLLASLIQDQPDRNGTQKQIETIRREIDDLVQKKLKMERKFQKRRNDFTLLMYTIHELEQQLDQDNSSSSSSSSSSSSSSSESDARSEPDLDDNGIMEVSDEDDDLNNSSPTKFDGVRGEPKFHSVSTEDSKAMSLEEDTVLELSIDKDEHDVDVAVAS
- the NitFhit gene encoding nitrilase and fragile histidine triad fusion protein NitFhit, translated to MSTLVRIIRRSIVTTLQQQLRRMSGPGKSATIAVGQMRSTSDKTANLGQVKELVARAKSKNACMLFLPECCDFVGESRAQTLELSEGLDGELMAQYRELAKWNEMWLSLGGVHERNDQGKIYNAHVLVNEKGELAAVYRKMHLFDATTKEIRLRESDTVTPGERLERPVCTPAGQVGLQICYDLRFAETAVLLRKMGAQLLTYPAAFTYATGKAHWEILLRARAIETQCFVVAAAQQGWHNKKRQSWGHSMIVSPWGKVLADCGGDRELEIGTVEVDLSVLQSLYQTMPCFEHRRNDLYCLTAYGLKSKEPAQDRPFATNIVDRRTIFYESDHCFAFTNLRCVVEGHVLVSTKRVTPRLCGLDCAEIADMFTTVCMVQRLLEKIYQTTSATVTVQDGAEAGQTVPHVHFHVMPRRHGDFGHNDQIYVKLDESAEEKPPRTIEERIEEAQVYRKFLLDSS